TCGTGCTGCTCGCGCTGGTCGTGGGCCTCGCGGTGAAGACCCCGACCGTGCCGTTCCACACCTGGCTGCCGCCCGCCCACACCGAAGCCCCGGCGGCCGGTTCCGCGATCCTCGCCGGGGTGCTCCTGAAAATGGGGACGTACGGGTTCCTGCGCATCGCGATGCCGCTGCTGCCGGAGGCGTGGCGGCGCTACGCGCTGACCCTGGTCGTCATCGGGGTGGTCTCCGTGCTGCACGGCGCGCTGGTGGCGCTGGCCCAGAGCGACTTCAAGCGGATGGTGGCGTACACCTCCGTCAATCACATGGGGTACATCGTGCTCGCGGTCGGCGCCGCCGCCGCGACCGCCGACACCTCGGCGCAGGCCCGTTCCCTCGCGCTGACGGGTTCGGTGACCCAGATGGTGAGCCACGGGCTGATCACCGGGGCGCTGTTCCTCCTCGCCGGGGTGCTGTACGAGCGGGGGCGGACCTACGAGATGGCCGCGTACGGCGGAGTCGCCGCCCTCGCACCGGTCTTCGCCGCCCTGACCGGCGTGGCCGCGTTCGCGTCCCTGGGGCTCCCCGGGTTCTCCGGCTTCGTCGCGGAGTTCCAGATCTTCGCGGGCTCCCTGGGGCCGCGACCGCTGGCCACCGCGCTCGCCGTGCTCGGGATCCTGCTCACGGCGGGGCTCTTCCTGCGTGCCCTGCGCCAGATCCTGACGGGGCCGCTGCGGCTGCCCGACGCACCCGGCACCCCACGGGCGTTCCCCGATCTGCGGGCGCACGAGAGCGCGGCCGTCGTCCCGCTGCTCGCGGGGGCCGTCGTCCTCGGCATCACGCCGCGTTTCCTGCTCGACGTCATCGAGCCCGCGTCGCGCACGGTGCTGGAGCTGGTCGACAGGTGACCGGCATGGGCGACATGAACGAGAACCCGCTGGACATCCTCCCCGAGGTGCTGCTGGCCGGTTCGGCCGTCACCGGGCTGCTGCTCGGCGCCTGGCTGCCGCGCCGCCGCCAGTGGCTGGTCGGCCTGCTCGCCGCGCTCGCCGCGGGCGGGGGGATCGTGGCGGCGGCGGTCGCCGCCTCCCGGCCCGATCTGACCGCGTTCGGCGAGGCGTTCACCGTCGACGCGATCACCGGCACGTCCCGGATCGTGGTCCTGGGCGCCGTCCTGCTCGTCCTCGCCCTCTTCGCGCGGCCGTTCCACGCGCATCCGCGCGAGAGCGAGGCGTACGTCCTGCTCCAGTTGTCCGCCCTCGGCGCCCTCGTCATGGCGGGCACCCAGGACCTGCTGCTGCTCGCCGCCGGGTACCTGCTCGCCAGTGTGCCCGCCTACACCCTGGCCGGATTCCGCAAGGACGGCCCGGGCACGGAGGCCGCGCTCAAGTACTACGTGATCGGCGCGCTGCTCGGCGTGCTCATGCTGGCCGGCATCACCTTGCTGTACGCGGCGGGACGCGCCACCGGGTATCCGCCGCTCGGCCCGGCGCTGCCCGAGGCGCCGAGGGCGCTGGTCGCGGCCGGAGCGGTCGGGCTGCTGGCCGGCGTGCTGTTCAAGGCGGGGGCGGTCCCGGCACATTTCTGGGTCCCGGACGCGATCCAGGGGAGCAGCGCCCCGGCAGCGGCGTTCCTGACCACGATCCCGAAGGTCGGCGCCCTGGCCGCCCTGCTGCGCCTCGGCGAGACGGTCCTCACCGACGGCGCGATGCCGTGGGCCGCCGTGATCTCCGTGGTGGCCGCGGCCTCGATGACGCTGGGCAATCTGGCCGCCTTCTTCCAGGACGACGTGAAGCGGCTCCTCGCGTACTCGACCATCAGTCAGGTCGGGTACCTGCTGCTGCCGGTGGCCGTCGCCGGGCGGTCGGTCCTGGCGCAGCCCGCCCTGCTGTACTACGCGGCCGCGTACGCCGTCACGAACCTGGGCGCGTTCGCCGTGGTCTGCGCCCTCCCCCGGGCCACCCGACTCGCCGACTACCGCGGCCTCGTGCGGCACCGGCCGCTGCTCGCCGCGAGTCTCGTCGTCTGTCTGCTCGGCCTCGTCGGCACCCCGCCGACCGCCGTCTTCGTCGGCAAACTGGAGGCGTTCAGCGCCGCGTTCGACGGCGGACACGGCTGGCTCGCGGTGCTGGCCGCCGTCAACACCGTCGCCTCCGTCTTCTACTACCTGCGCTGGATCGTGCCGGCCGTCTCACGGGGCGACGGCGCCGCGCCCGCCGCCGAGGACGGCCTCGCCCGGAGCGTCGCCTACACGGCCGCCGCGATCTCCCTCGGGCTCGGGACGGCGGCGGGGCCCGTGCTCCCCGTCCTGGGCGGCTCGCTCGCCGCCTAGTCCTGAATCCGGGGTGACGAGCGGCTCGCGCTCCGGCGCGCGGGCGTGGCCTAGAGTGCGGGTGTGCCGTCGTACAGCATTGGGCAGGCAGCGCAGCTGCTCGGAGTGAGTTCGGAGACCGTTCGCCGGTGGGCGGACGGCGGCAGGCTGGGCATGGAGCGGGACGGGTCCGGCAAGCGGGTGATCGAGGGCACGGCCCTGGCCCGTTTCGCGCAGGAGCGGGGCGCCGGCCTCCACGCCGTCCCGGAGGACGGCGTGCCCACCTCCGTACGGAACTCCTTCGTGGGGATCGTGACGGCGGTACGGGTCGACGAGGTGGCCGCGCAGGTGGAGGTCCAGTCGGGTCCGCACCGGCTGGTCTCGCTGGTGACGCGGGAGGCGGTCGAGGAGCTGGGGCTCGACGTCGGGGTCACGGTGACCGCCCGGGTGAAGTCGACGAGCGTGCACATCGACCTGCCCTGACGGCGCCGGGTGCCGTGACGGACCCGGGCGCCCCGACCGTTTCCGGCGCCTGGCCGGTCAGCGGCAGAGCAGGGCAGCGCGCAGGTCCACCTTGTTGTCGAGTCGCGACAGGTCGCGGCCGGTGAGCGCCTCGATGCGTTCGACGCGGTGGTGGACCGTGTTGACGTGGACGTGCAGGGCCTCGGCGGTCCGTGCCCAGGAGCAGTCGTGCGCCAGGAAGACCTCCAGGGTCTCCAGGAGCATCGCGCCGGAGCCCCGGCCGGCGCCGAGGAGCGGCCCGAGGACGGTGTCGCGGTACACCGTCCGTACGTCGGCCGGAATGCCGGCCATCAGCGTACCCAGGCCGTCGAGGTCGCCGAGTCCGGCGACCCGCGGCGCCGACGGCGACGCGGTACGGGCCGCCGCCAGCGCGTAACGGGCCTGGGTCGGGGCGGCGTTCAGCCCCTCGGGGGCGGTGACCGGCGCGCTCACGCCGGCGTGCAGGGCGAGGTCCGGGCGGCAGGCGTGGATCAGCGCCTCCGTGAGCGCGGCGACGCCGGCCTCACCTCTCGTCCGTTCCTCCAAGCGGACTCTCATCCGCGATGGAGAGTCCCACGACATAGTTGCAGCTGAGAGCTGTTCCGGCCTACGGTGGCGCATATGCAGTCCTACACCATTGGCCAGGCCGCACGTCTGCTGGGCGTCAGCCCCGACACCGCGCGGCGCTGGGCGGACGCGGGCCGGGTCGCCACCCACCGCGACGAGAGCGGCCGGCGCGTGATCGACGGCAAGTCGCTCGCCGCGTTCTCCGTGGAGATCGCGCAGGGCGAGGAGGACGACGACGCGTCGTACACCTCGGCGCGCAACGCGTTCCCGGGCATCGTCACCGGGATCAAGCTCGGCGACATCGCGGCCCAGGTCACCATCCAGGCCGGGCCGCACCGGCTGGTCTCCCTCCTCACCCGTGAGGCCGTGGAGGAACTGGGACTGGAAGTCGGCATGCAGGCCACCGCCCGCGTGAAGTCGACCAGCGTGCACATCGACCGCACCTGACCACCACTCACGCACCACCGAGACGTCTCGGCCGTCGGCGCGACCGGCCTTGCTCCCGTTCTTTCCTCGTTCCCAAGGAGTTCAGACCCTCATGTCCGTCACCCTCACCGTCGCCGGACGCCGTGTCGCCGCCACCGCCCTCACCGCCGCCCTGCTCGTGCCGCTCGCGGCCTGTTCCAGCGACGGTGACAAGAAGGACACCGGCGGTTCCGCCGCGTCCGACTCCGCGAGCGCCGAGCCGAAGGCGAACCTGACGGTCCTCGCGGCCGCCTCCCTGACCGACGTGTTCAAGACCGCGGGCGCCGCGTACGAGAAGTCCCACCCGGGCACCAAGCTCACCTTCTCCTTCGCCGGCTCGCAGGAGCTCGTCGCCCAGGTGTCCCAGGGCTCGCCGGCCGAC
This sequence is a window from Streptomyces sp. HUAS YS2. Protein-coding genes within it:
- a CDS encoding TOBE domain-containing protein, encoding MQSYTIGQAARLLGVSPDTARRWADAGRVATHRDESGRRVIDGKSLAAFSVEIAQGEEDDDASYTSARNAFPGIVTGIKLGDIAAQVTIQAGPHRLVSLLTREAVEELGLEVGMQATARVKSTSVHIDRT
- a CDS encoding NADH-quinone oxidoreductase subunit M, coding for MLTALVFAPTAVALLLLALPARTPLTALRLVWPATAAVELGLVIAVWAGYETGGGRQYEVRARWIPSAGVGYHVGVDGLSLPLLALTCVLFLACAVYSLRETRRVRAYAALFLFLQTTCLGLFVSLDLILFFVFFDLSIVAMYFVIAGWGHRDARQAALQFFLYTFTGSLALLLGFIGLYLAASPHTFDIVELTRQNPLAGRSAYAALVLLALVVGLAVKTPTVPFHTWLPPAHTEAPAAGSAILAGVLLKMGTYGFLRIAMPLLPEAWRRYALTLVVIGVVSVLHGALVALAQSDFKRMVAYTSVNHMGYIVLAVGAAAATADTSAQARSLALTGSVTQMVSHGLITGALFLLAGVLYERGRTYEMAAYGGVAALAPVFAALTGVAAFASLGLPGFSGFVAEFQIFAGSLGPRPLATALAVLGILLTAGLFLRALRQILTGPLRLPDAPGTPRAFPDLRAHESAAVVPLLAGAVVLGITPRFLLDVIEPASRTVLELVDR
- a CDS encoding NADH-quinone oxidoreductase subunit N, with translation MGDMNENPLDILPEVLLAGSAVTGLLLGAWLPRRRQWLVGLLAALAAGGGIVAAAVAASRPDLTAFGEAFTVDAITGTSRIVVLGAVLLVLALFARPFHAHPRESEAYVLLQLSALGALVMAGTQDLLLLAAGYLLASVPAYTLAGFRKDGPGTEAALKYYVIGALLGVLMLAGITLLYAAGRATGYPPLGPALPEAPRALVAAGAVGLLAGVLFKAGAVPAHFWVPDAIQGSSAPAAAFLTTIPKVGALAALLRLGETVLTDGAMPWAAVISVVAAASMTLGNLAAFFQDDVKRLLAYSTISQVGYLLLPVAVAGRSVLAQPALLYYAAAYAVTNLGAFAVVCALPRATRLADYRGLVRHRPLLAASLVVCLLGLVGTPPTAVFVGKLEAFSAAFDGGHGWLAVLAAVNTVASVFYYLRWIVPAVSRGDGAAPAAEDGLARSVAYTAAAISLGLGTAAGPVLPVLGGSLAA
- a CDS encoding TOBE domain-containing protein, whose protein sequence is MPSYSIGQAAQLLGVSSETVRRWADGGRLGMERDGSGKRVIEGTALARFAQERGAGLHAVPEDGVPTSVRNSFVGIVTAVRVDEVAAQVEVQSGPHRLVSLVTREAVEELGLDVGVTVTARVKSTSVHIDLP
- a CDS encoding PucR family transcriptional regulator, whose amino-acid sequence is MEERTRGEAGVAALTEALIHACRPDLALHAGVSAPVTAPEGLNAAPTQARYALAAARTASPSAPRVAGLGDLDGLGTLMAGIPADVRTVYRDTVLGPLLGAGRGSGAMLLETLEVFLAHDCSWARTAEALHVHVNTVHHRVERIEALTGRDLSRLDNKVDLRAALLCR